One Candidatus Atelocyanobacterium thalassa isolate ALOHA genomic window, AATAATTGTGAAAGTATTTATCAAGATTAGAACAAGAGTAATTTCTACTAGTTATTCGAATCTTGATTTAATATTTTCAACCTACAAAGGTATTGAGCTATTAATTAAGCGATCTTAAAATATAAAAGTCATGTAAAATTATTTGCAAAGTATTAAATCAATTATTCTGTAATAGAAAATAATAGTAATGATTGTTTACCAAAAATCATAAATTAAGCTAGAATGATTTAACTTATAATCATATAAATGATATTGATTACCTTGATAGATTTAATTGTTAAGATAACTTGTTCTAGTTTTAGCTTTAACTGACACTGATAAAGCATAACTAAATTCTTATCATATACTTCTATCCAAGATACGAGTAAAATTATGCAATTTTCCAAAATATTAATTGCCAACCGCGGGGAAATAGCTTTACGAATTTTACATAGCTGTGAAGAACTTGGTATTAAAACAGTAGCTGTTCATTCTACAATAGACAATCAATCACTTCATGTTCAATTAGCTGATGAAAGTATTTGTATTGGTCCACCTTCAAGTAGTAAAAGTTATTTAAATATTCCTAATATTATTTCAGCTGCCTTAATTCACAATGCCACAGCTATTCATCCTGGTTATGGATTTTTATCTGAAAATGCGAGATTTGCAGAAATCTGTGCTGATCATAAAATAGTATTTATTGGTCCTTCTCCTGAAGTTATTGACGCTATGGGAGATAAATCAACTGCAAAAAAAACAATGCAGAAAGCTGGGGTTCCAACTATACCTGGAAGCTGGGGATTGTTAGAGAGTAAAGAAAATGCGCTAAGTATTGCTCGCGATATCGGTTATCCTGTAATTATCAAAGCTACAGCAGGCGGTGGTGGAAAAGGAATGCGTTTGGTAAGAGAAGAAAGTGAATTTCCTAGACTATTTCAAATAGCACAAAGAGAGGCAGAAGCATTTTTTGGCAATCCCAGCGTTTATCTAGAAAAATTTATTGAAAATCCACGCCATATTGAGTTTCAAATTCTAGCAGATAGCTATGGAAACGTTATTCATTTAGGAGAAAGAGATTGTTCCATTCAACGTCGACATCAAAAACTGTTGGAAGAAGCTCCTAGTCCTTTTTTAACTCTCCAACTTAGGAAGAAGATGGGAGATGCAGCTATTAAAGCTGCAAAATCTATAAATTATGTTGGAGCTGGTACTATTGAGTTTTTAGTAGATAGTCAAAGCAATTTTTATTTTATGGAAATGAATACCCGTATTCAAGTAGAACATCCGATAACAGAAATGATTACAGGATTAGACTTGATTACGGAGCAAATTTCTATTGCTCAGGGAGAAAAGTTAAAACTGAAGCAGAGCGATATTGTATTAAAAGGTCATTCGATAGAATGCCGTATTAATGCTGAAGATCCGAACTTAAATTTTCGTCCTCATCCTGGTAAGATAAGCGGATATCTTCCTCCTGGAGGGCCAGGGGTTAGAATGGACTCTCATATCTATACTGATTATGAAGTTCCTCCATATTATGATTCTTTAATCGGAAAATTGATCGTTTGGGGACCAGATCGTCTAACTGCTATTAGAAGAATGAAAAGAGCATTAAAAGAATGTGCTATTACTGGAGTACCAACCACAATTGACTTTCATAAAAAAGTAATAGAAGTGCCAGCGTTTCTAGCAGGAGAAACATATACTAACTTTATTGAAGAAAATATAATCAATAATTAAATAAATTGTTAAAACATTAAAAATATATAAAAAAGATTACACCTATTTCTTAATGATTTTTGTTGTTATAAATCTATTATTTATATATTGAAAAACTAACTTTTTACTTGTATATTTAATTAATAGTATAAAAAACTATCATTTTTTAGCTTTTATGTTAGCGGGAAAAAAATAGTAAAGGTCTCTTCTCTTCTTGAACGTTGACGGATAATTAATTTACCACCTAAACGATGAAAAAGATTTTTTGTCACATCCAAATTTAAGCTAACGCTACCTGTCTCAGGCTGTAACATTAGTACTTGTCCTAGAGATTCGAGAGGGTTGTGTCGTCCATAAGATTCTGTTTGAAATTGTAACTTCAATTGATGTCCAGCAGTACTAACCTGAATCCTTATCAAGCCTTGACCAGAAAGGCTTCGAGTACATTTTTCAATTAAAGATGTTAAAACTTTATCTAGCATTTGAGGATCACTAACTACTTGAGGCAATGTTTTAGGCAATCCTATATCAAGATCTATATTTCGACGTTGTGCCTGTTTTTTCCATCGAGGAATACATCTATTCAACAAACTCTCCAAAGAAGTTTTAACTAATTCAACAGAAGAATTCTGGTATTTTTTACTTTTTAATTCAGTAGCTCGGAAAATTAATTCCATTCTATTAATTTGTTCGCTACATTCTTGATCTATATTTTCTAATAATTGAGTTATTTTTGGTTCTAAATCTTGGTATTTAAGCAATAATCTTGTCATTGTTCGAATACTTGTTAGAGGTGTAAGAACTTCATGACTTAGTGCTCGAAGTAAATCTAGATCATTTGCTTTTTCAACATTTGCAACATTAAGAGAAATGTCTTTAGGTAAATGATT contains:
- the accC gene encoding acetyl-CoA carboxylase biotin carboxylase subunit, producing the protein MQFSKILIANRGEIALRILHSCEELGIKTVAVHSTIDNQSLHVQLADESICIGPPSSSKSYLNIPNIISAALIHNATAIHPGYGFLSENARFAEICADHKIVFIGPSPEVIDAMGDKSTAKKTMQKAGVPTIPGSWGLLESKENALSIARDIGYPVIIKATAGGGGKGMRLVREESEFPRLFQIAQREAEAFFGNPSVYLEKFIENPRHIEFQILADSYGNVIHLGERDCSIQRRHQKLLEEAPSPFLTLQLRKKMGDAAIKAAKSINYVGAGTIEFLVDSQSNFYFMEMNTRIQVEHPITEMITGLDLITEQISIAQGEKLKLKQSDIVLKGHSIECRINAEDPNLNFRPHPGKISGYLPPGGPGVRMDSHIYTDYEVPPYYDSLIGKLIVWGPDRLTAIRRMKRALKECAITGVPTTIDFHKKVIEVPAFLAGETYTNFIEENIINN